In Neisseriaceae bacterium CLB008, one genomic interval encodes:
- a CDS encoding MexW/MexI family multidrug efflux RND transporter permease subunit, whose product MRFTDLFVRRPVLALVVSTLILLAGLLAFNKLPIRQYPLLETATITVSTDYPGAPSELMQGFVTQPIAQAIASVEGIDYLSSSSVQGRSMVTARMALNQDSTEALTEVMAKVNQVRYKLPEKAYDPVIERSAGDSTAVAYVGFSSATLPLPQLTEYLARVVEPMFTTIEGVAKVQVFGGQSLSMRLWLDADKLASRGVTAGDVAAAIHANNYQAAPGKVDGQFIVSNVQVNSDLTSVADFQELVLKQSGNSLVRIKDVGTVELGAAATETSGIMDGVPAVYLGIFPTPSGNPLVIVDGIKTLLPQIEKTLPPDVRANLSFETARFIQASIDGVIKTLLEALVIVVVVIYLCLGSFRSVLIPVVTIPLSMLGAASIMLAFGFSINLLTLLAMVLAIGLVVDDAIIVVENVHRHIAEGKSPVNAALVAAREVVGPVIAMTITLAAVYAPIGFMGGLTGALFKEFALTLAGAVIVSGVVALTLSPVMSSFLLPAKQDEGRMAHLAEGFFGKLTAGYAKVLDFVLHHRWLTAVLIGVVVLSLPFLYLSPQRELAPAEDQANLLTAIKAPQHANLSYVEHFAHRLDEVYTDIAETESRWIINGIDGPASSIGGIILTPWGDRARDAATIQTELQTKVNDVEGSSIFAFQLAALPGSSGGLPVQMVVRTPQDYQTLYQTLEEIKQKARESGLFVVVDSDLDYNNPVVKVQIDRSKANSLGISMQDIGDALGVLVGEGYVNRFGMDGRAYDVIPQSLKAQRLTPEGLSQQYVRTVSGAMIPLATVVSISTSVEPNRLTQFNQQNAATLQAIPAPGVSMGEAVAFLAEAAAALPAGFSHDWQSDSRQYQQEGNALAFAFLAALVIIYLVLAAQYESLVDPLIILITVPLSICGALLPLALGWATLNIYTQIGLVTLIGLISKHGILMVEFANELQAKEGLSRMAAIHQAAQIRLRPVLMTTAAMVVGLIPLLFATGAGANSRFGLGVVIVSGMLIGTVFTLLVLPTVYTWLARNHSHAQQTDRQQQLLAADAAMGKAHQEGEGL is encoded by the coding sequence ATGCGTTTTACCGATCTGTTTGTGCGCCGACCGGTGTTGGCGCTGGTGGTCAGCACCTTAATCTTGCTGGCCGGCTTATTGGCCTTTAATAAACTGCCGATTCGACAATATCCATTATTAGAGACGGCCACCATCACGGTGTCGACCGACTATCCAGGCGCGCCGTCCGAATTGATGCAGGGCTTTGTGACCCAGCCGATTGCGCAAGCCATTGCGTCGGTAGAAGGCATTGATTATTTATCTTCTTCCTCGGTGCAGGGGCGCAGTATGGTGACCGCACGGATGGCCTTGAATCAGGATTCAACTGAAGCGTTGACCGAAGTGATGGCCAAGGTCAATCAGGTGCGCTACAAGCTGCCGGAAAAAGCCTACGACCCGGTGATTGAGCGTTCGGCAGGGGATTCCACCGCAGTGGCTTACGTGGGCTTTTCCAGCGCCACCTTGCCGCTGCCGCAGTTAACGGAATATTTAGCGCGGGTGGTGGAGCCGATGTTCACCACCATTGAAGGCGTGGCCAAGGTTCAGGTATTTGGTGGCCAAAGCCTGTCGATGCGGCTGTGGTTGGATGCGGATAAATTGGCCAGCCGTGGCGTCACCGCTGGCGACGTGGCTGCGGCCATTCATGCCAATAACTATCAGGCCGCGCCCGGTAAGGTGGATGGTCAATTCATCGTGTCTAACGTGCAGGTGAACAGCGATTTAACCAGCGTGGCCGACTTCCAAGAGCTGGTATTGAAACAAAGTGGCAACAGCCTGGTGCGGATTAAAGACGTGGGCACGGTTGAGCTGGGTGCGGCAGCGACCGAAACCAGCGGCATCATGGATGGTGTGCCAGCGGTGTATTTGGGTATTTTCCCCACCCCTAGCGGCAACCCCTTGGTGATCGTAGATGGGATTAAAACCCTGCTACCGCAGATTGAAAAAACCTTGCCGCCCGACGTGCGGGCCAATCTGTCGTTCGAGACCGCGCGCTTTATTCAGGCCTCTATTGATGGGGTGATCAAAACCTTGCTTGAGGCCTTGGTCATCGTGGTGGTGGTGATCTATCTGTGTCTGGGCTCGTTTCGCAGCGTGTTGATTCCCGTGGTGACGATTCCGCTGTCGATGTTGGGCGCGGCCAGCATCATGCTGGCGTTTGGCTTCAGCATCAACCTCTTAACGCTGCTGGCCATGGTGTTGGCAATTGGCTTGGTGGTGGATGACGCCATTATTGTGGTGGAAAACGTGCACCGCCACATTGCCGAAGGTAAGTCCCCCGTTAATGCGGCGCTGGTGGCCGCCCGAGAAGTGGTGGGGCCGGTGATTGCGATGACCATCACCTTGGCGGCGGTGTACGCACCGATTGGCTTTATGGGCGGATTAACCGGTGCCTTATTTAAGGAGTTTGCTTTAACCTTGGCCGGTGCCGTGATCGTGTCTGGCGTGGTGGCCTTGACGCTGTCGCCGGTGATGAGCTCGTTCTTGCTGCCGGCCAAGCAAGATGAGGGCCGAATGGCGCATCTGGCCGAAGGCTTTTTTGGCAAACTCACGGCCGGCTACGCCAAAGTATTGGATTTTGTGCTTCACCATCGTTGGCTAACCGCTGTGTTGATTGGCGTGGTGGTGTTGAGCCTGCCGTTTTTATACCTATCGCCTCAGCGAGAGCTGGCGCCGGCAGAAGATCAGGCCAACCTATTGACCGCGATTAAAGCGCCTCAACACGCCAACTTAAGCTATGTCGAACATTTTGCGCATCGCTTGGATGAGGTTTATACCGACATTGCCGAAACCGAAAGCCGCTGGATCATCAACGGCATTGATGGGCCGGCCTCCAGCATTGGTGGGATTATTTTAACCCCTTGGGGCGATCGCGCTCGCGATGCGGCCACGATTCAAACCGAGTTGCAAACCAAGGTGAACGACGTGGAAGGCAGCAGTATTTTTGCCTTCCAGTTAGCAGCCTTGCCCGGTTCGAGCGGCGGCTTACCGGTACAGATGGTGGTGCGTACGCCGCAGGATTACCAAACCCTGTATCAAACCTTAGAGGAGATCAAGCAAAAAGCGCGTGAAAGCGGTCTGTTTGTGGTGGTGGACAGCGATTTGGACTACAACAACCCGGTGGTGAAAGTGCAGATTGACCGCAGCAAAGCCAACAGCTTGGGCATCAGCATGCAAGACATTGGCGATGCCTTGGGCGTGTTGGTGGGCGAAGGTTATGTGAATCGCTTTGGCATGGACGGGCGCGCCTACGACGTGATTCCGCAAAGCTTGAAAGCACAGCGTCTGACCCCAGAAGGGCTGTCACAGCAATATGTGCGCACCGTTAGCGGCGCGATGATTCCGCTGGCCACGGTGGTGTCGATCAGCACCTCGGTCGAGCCCAATCGTTTGACCCAGTTTAATCAGCAAAATGCGGCCACTTTACAGGCCATTCCTGCGCCTGGCGTGTCTATGGGCGAGGCCGTGGCATTTTTAGCTGAGGCTGCGGCGGCGTTGCCCGCGGGCTTTAGCCACGACTGGCAGTCTGATTCGCGTCAGTATCAGCAAGAAGGCAATGCGCTGGCGTTTGCGTTCTTGGCGGCCTTGGTGATTATTTACTTAGTGTTGGCGGCTCAATACGAAAGCTTGGTGGATCCGCTGATCATTTTGATCACCGTACCCTTGTCTATCTGTGGTGCCTTACTGCCTTTGGCCTTGGGCTGGGCAACGTTGAATATTTACACCCAGATTGGCTTGGTGACCCTGATCGGCCTGATCAGCAAGCACGGGATTTTAATGGTTGAGTTTGCCAATGAACTTCAGGCGAAAGAAGGCTTGAGCCGAATGGCGGCGATTCATCAAGCGGCCCAAATTCGCCTACGCCCAGTCTTGATGACCACGGCGGCGATGGTGGTGGGCTTAATCCCCTTGTTGTTTGCCACGGGCGCGGGCGCCAATAGCCGCTTTGGCTTAGGGGTGGTGATTGTGTCGGGCATGCTGATCGGCACGGTGTTTACGCTGTTGGTACTGCCTACGGTGTACACCTGGTTGGCGCGTAACCATAGCCACGCCCAGCAAACCGATCGGCAACAGCAGCTATTGGCCGCCGATGCGGCGATGGGTAAAGCCCATCAGGAAGGAGAAGGTTTATGA
- a CDS encoding efflux transporter outer membrane subunit yields the protein MKQQRLIMVGALSVLLAGCAVGPKYVAPTGPEVKLHSAEAQAFKPQSQAAQASWWLFFEEPDLNRLIDAALAQNHDLRQAQARLLAARAVFDERQLERLPAITSAASYQRAISQQAGSDGTPARTLSEQYRLGFDTQWEIDLFGRLQHLSQSARARADATQAEFTLLQLSIAAEVARVYYQAQGLQQQLELAQQQQRSWAQTVKITAASVRLGSGLPEDLANAQAQLLRSEAQIPQVYTQLQQAKYRLDVLTGHEPGHNQLVLAGPQAAPLAKNLPLGDVNELIRQRPDVVKAERLLAASSADVGAATADLFPRLNLGGFLGFIALRGGDIGHASRGFELTPNLTWPALQLGNARARLRGAKAQNTGALAQYEQALLLAHEEVEGAVTQLVQHQDSLKALLQSARHAEQAVAIATKRHKAGSGQYLSVLANQRALYEVKQALLAAQTDSYINVVALYKALGWGQA from the coding sequence ATGAAACAGCAACGATTAATCATGGTCGGGGCGCTCAGTGTGCTGTTGGCAGGCTGCGCCGTTGGGCCTAAATACGTGGCGCCTACGGGGCCTGAGGTAAAGCTTCACAGCGCCGAAGCTCAAGCATTTAAACCGCAATCACAGGCGGCTCAGGCCAGCTGGTGGCTATTCTTTGAAGAGCCTGATTTAAACCGCTTAATCGATGCGGCCTTGGCGCAAAATCATGATTTACGCCAGGCTCAGGCGCGACTCTTGGCTGCTCGGGCGGTGTTCGATGAACGTCAGCTCGAGCGCCTGCCGGCCATCACTTCGGCGGCCAGCTATCAGCGTGCCATCAGCCAGCAGGCTGGCAGCGACGGTACGCCTGCGCGCACGCTGTCTGAGCAATATCGCCTGGGCTTTGACACCCAATGGGAAATTGATCTGTTTGGCCGCTTGCAGCATCTGAGCCAGTCGGCGCGCGCTCGAGCCGACGCCACTCAGGCTGAATTCACCCTGCTACAATTAAGCATCGCCGCAGAAGTTGCGCGGGTGTATTACCAGGCGCAAGGCTTACAGCAACAGCTTGAGCTGGCGCAACAACAGCAGCGTAGTTGGGCGCAAACGGTGAAGATCACTGCCGCATCGGTGCGTCTGGGCAGCGGTTTGCCAGAAGATTTGGCCAATGCACAAGCGCAGCTGTTGCGTAGTGAAGCCCAGATTCCCCAGGTTTATACCCAGTTACAGCAGGCTAAATATCGCCTTGACGTGCTGACCGGCCATGAGCCTGGCCACAATCAGCTGGTGTTGGCCGGCCCTCAGGCGGCGCCCTTGGCAAAAAATCTGCCTTTGGGCGACGTGAACGAGCTGATTCGGCAGAGGCCAGACGTGGTGAAGGCTGAGCGACTGCTGGCGGCCAGCAGTGCCGACGTTGGGGCGGCCACGGCTGATCTGTTCCCGCGTCTTAATCTTGGCGGCTTCTTAGGCTTTATTGCCCTGCGTGGCGGCGACATCGGCCATGCTTCGCGCGGCTTTGAGTTGACGCCTAATTTAACTTGGCCAGCCTTACAGCTGGGCAATGCCCGTGCCCGCTTACGCGGTGCCAAAGCCCAGAATACCGGTGCTTTGGCCCAGTATGAGCAGGCTTTATTATTGGCGCATGAAGAAGTAGAAGGGGCGGTGACGCAGCTGGTGCAGCATCAAGACAGCTTGAAAGCCCTGCTACAGTCGGCGCGTCACGCCGAACAAGCCGTAGCGATTGCGACCAAGCGCCATAAAGCAGGCTCTGGCCAATATTTAAGCGTTCTGGCCAATCAGCGGGCGCTGTATGAAGTAAAGCAGGCCTTACTGGCGGCGCAAACCGACTCCTACATCAATGTGGTGGCGCTGTATAAAGCCTTGGGCTGGGGGCAGGCTTAA